agaagaagagcttgTAACTCAGCATCAACAGTCATCTTCATAGTAGCAAGTTGATTCACAATCTTCTGCATTTTTTTGAGGTGCTCGACAATAGAATTCTCCTCAACATATTTTAGATTCACAAGCTTTCAAATCAAAAAAGCTTTGTTGCCGGTAATCTTCCTTTCATACATACTTTCAAGCTTCTTCCATAAAGATTCTACCGacatctccataattaaataagatgAAAGACATTGTCATCGAGCCATTGCCTAATGAAACCAATAACCTTCCGATCAAGTCTCTCCCATTCACTATTTTCCATGTCTTCAGGTTTGACATTTTTACCAAGTAATGGTGCATCAAGATCTTTGCACGCCAACAATCCTCCATTCTTATTTTCCAAATTGCCCAATTGTCTCTATTCAAAATGATCATTCAAGTCGCCTTTGCCTCCATCTTGaacttgctttgataccactcttgtagggaggaagaggagagagtaCCACAGAGACAAATTGAAACAGGGCAAAAGAAAAACTAGAAAATGCTAagatttaatatgaaaaatttgaACCAGAAAAAATCACAACACCAAGCCAAATCAATCACTACTTTCAAAAGATCCAATACAAGGATGATTATAAGTAGAATCCTTCAAAAAATTAGTAGAGGGCAAAAATCTATCACACAAAATAGATCTTCTATATGAGAGATACAAGAGAGATTAACTAACAAAATAAACTCTACCAAAATCAGAGATCTTGGAGCCCAAAAATAATCCACCGATACTTCTCTGTTTTTGGCCCATCTTCTGTTTTTGGCCAATATTCTATTTTGGCCTCTATTCCTCATAAAGCTGTTGTCAGTCCTCTCAATTTCTTCAGGCAATCAATACACCATTGAAAAGGGCAACAAGTCTACTTTCCAACACAATGAACAGTGTGCCAATTGGAGTCCCTAATGCAAAGATATGGTCAGAATACTTCAGACTGTTAGTTTTGAAAATTCTAGATTATTTAGCCTTTCTCTCAAGAATGACCGGTGATACTTTGAATTCCACCATAATGGGTGATGGCAACAGCTAGCCCACCTTAGGGACAAGCCGCATCTAATTGGAGATTGGGCTAGTAATAACTCAATTAGTTGTGCATTCAAAGGATGTTGGGTCATCCTCGTTAAGGAGGGACAAAACCCAACAGTTTGAAGGTGTGGTTTACTCTCCTATTGCCTGCTCTCGCAGCAAGACCTTGCCAATGCTTACAGTTTCCAAGAAGTTGGTTTTAGTAGGCCTAGTAAGAATTATTTAGATCATGATCATTGTATAGCATTTATTTGTGACAATTGCCGTTGTCTGACACTAGTAGTGActgttaatttaattttaaaaaatttatctatataaaataatatttttaagtttaaattttgatatacatatcttGGCTTGTCTAGGTGATCACATCTCTCTATTTTGCAATAATAgatcttgtaatcaattttcttgatccCTTCTCATTGCTTAAGTACTTTTAATACTATTTTaagttttaatatttattataaaatattattataaaaatatttttaaaaatttatttagtgTAAGCTAATTTTAGTAAATGATGGCCATTATCTGTATTCTAGCAGTAAATAGTAATTCTGAAGGGAATACTTATTTCGTGATATATATTGCTCTTATTCAGATAACACGTACGTATTGGTATGTGTTCTATtatcagaaagaaaaaaaaaaaccattggTATTTGTTCTTCTTACACTTAGGAGGTAATAATGGCCGATGTTTTAGTATAAATGGATATCCGCGTTACTTGAACGATCGACAAGGCAattactccactactctccaaaaATACCAGGGTTGAGTTGGACCCGGAGAATGAGAGTGACGAGAAGCCGCTTTGCTTTGGCGGCTCCCTCTGTCCTCATTTGGATTCCTCCACACTTATATATAAAGAACAAGACCATCATCACAGCTAGCACAACGCAAGGAGGCAGTAGCAAAGAAgtggggggagagggagagagagagagagagagatgggaggcAATGGAGGTGTTAGGCTTGTAGTAATGGCTTTGTTAGTGGTGTTTCTGACTGCATCAGTGGAGTCCAAGTGTGTGAGTAATCCGGTGCTGTTCAACTTCGGCGACTCCAACTCCGACACCGGAGGCTCGGCGGCCGGGCTTGGAAATGTATTCCCGCCTGACGGCCGTGTTTTCTTCCACCGCCCCACCGGACGGCTCTGCGACGGCCGACTGATCATCGACTTTCTCTGTAAGTAGTATTCTTAGCATGATGATTGTTTtccattttttccttttcttttgagtCTACGCTGGAGGCTGTCAGTGGGATGGTTAGTAAAAACTCAGACGTGAGGATGACTAACGAAgttacaaaaaaaaaggaaaaaaaaaaaaaggggggggggaagCCATGGGGAGCCGCATGCGAGAGCACTTAGAGAATCGGGAAACTAGTGTCCTCGATTCGTTCGGCAGCATGGAAACGGGAAACGAGTACTGAAATCTCGTGGGCAAGGTTGGACGATATTGCGTTTTATCCAATGCTTCTTATTGGCCTTTTTTTAATTGATAGCATTCATGTCATCACGTGAAACGCGTTCCCCGGAATTTTTAATAAGTTCAATGGAAATCTCGGCTCCTCGTCGGTATCCCCTTTGGAAATTCTAATCTTCCTGGATACCATTTTCTCGTGTTGTAACAAGAAAAAGAATAGGTGCATTAAAATTCCAAATGAGAGTTTTTTCTTCAGTTGGGTCCTTGCAATGATATTACCTTTTTTTTGGTAGAGTGATATTACTTGAATAACAGCGTTATAATTCACTTGGGTCCTGAGAACGATAAAAGTATTGCATTTTTCTGATTATTCTTAATCAGTCAAGCTACTTATTGCATTTTAATTTGGTGATTGTAAATTTTCCCATACATTGTTAGGTGAAAGCCTCCGCACAAGTTATTTGCGCCCATATTTGGAGTCATTGGGATCAAATTTTAGTAACGGAGCAGACTTTGCCATTGCTGGTGCAGGGACGCTACCATCTTCAACTAATCCCTTCTCTTTAAACACTCAAGTTCGCCAATTTCTTCACTTCAAATCACGTTCTTTAGAACTCATCTCTCAAGGTATGCTTTGTTCTTGCCTTTAAATTAAAGCAATGTCGACAAAGCTTGTCATGTTtggtttatatttatattttcaaagAATATCAAATGCAATGTGGCCAATGTCCATCTTTATACTCTTGCTGATAATTGCTTTTGTGGAGTATTTCTTCATTGGATTGCATTAGTTTATATACATTTGCCAATGTCAATTTATGTATGTCACAGGTTTTGAAGGTTTGATAAATGAGGAAGGGTTCCAGAAGGCACTCTATGCCATTGATATTGGGCAGAATGATCTAACCGGCGCTTTTGTTGGAAACTCAGCCTATGATCAAGTGATTGCCAAAATACCAATCTTTATTTCTCAAATAGAAAATGCTGTCAAGGCAAGTCTATCATTCAGTAGCATTCAACTAGCTAACACCTCACGATCTCGTGTTGATCAATTCACAAATTTACCGTGTACATAAGTAACCTTATGCTTGAGAATTGGTAAGCCATGGGCCATAATTTGACAAAAATGTTCAATGTCATTTCTACTGTCTTGCCTCTTGACTCTGCTTAACATCCTCTAGGGTCCCTTTCATCTACTTGCAGACCAGGGTGATGTCTCAAATAATGCAATTTATGTAAAAATCTCTCCATAATTATAATTTTCTCCgaagtattaaattttttttgaattgatctcttttttttttttatgacctTTCTCTTacttttgagaaaatatgatggGCAAGCCACCACCCTGCCAACCAGATGATCCTAGGCTGGTTAGCTCATTTACCAAACCATTCCTTGGTTATTGAAATAATCAGAAGTCATTCAATTGCTTgaaaattttatgatgtattcaTATACTATAATAACTTATAAAAAAGAATATTTccaatttaataataatatccgTTGTTAGTGATGATGATATTCTATCATTATTTCCCTTAAATGAAGTACTTTACTATTATTAGTTGTTCTTGCTATccgatacctttttttttttgagcaaacTCCTTACCTTTTTCTGAATGATAATATATCAATAAGCTTTTCTTATTCTTTTGAAATTTATACTTACTGTCCAAATTCTTGTAgattcttgagattttttttttttttccaaattttaaATGTTCACTCGTAGCATGTGGAACCTGAAGAACAACTCTGTTGCTAAGTTGCAAAGTTTACGGTAATCTCTTCTAATACATTGTTTATATATACCTCATACGAGATTGTAATTGATTCAGATCATCTCTTAAATTACATACACACGTATGTCTGACTGGTGTGTAATCCCTTTTCTCCTGCCCTGTCTTTGTTAGACGTTATATGCTAATGGTGCCAAAAACTTTTGGATACACAACACTGGACCCTTGGGATGCCTCCCTGAAAAGCTCTCTCCCCCACGGAAGGATGATAGCAGTCTCGATCCATATGGATGTCTTGTGCCCTTCAACAATGCTTCCAAGGAATTCAATGCCCAACTGAGCTCCATCTGTGATAAATTGAGTTCAGAGTTGAAGGATGCCACCATCATTTACGTTGATATCTTTGCTATTAAGTATGATATCATTGCTAACTATACCAAATATGGTGAGTCACAAACATCATTATCATACCAAATATGGCAAGCTCCTCAGCTTTGTTCTCCAATATTTCTTAACATATTTCTGTTGATCTCTTCTCAAGGTTTCGAGAGCCCAGTAATTGTATGTTGTGGCTATGGTGGACCTCCATACAACTTCAATCCAAGCATAAGGTGTGGTAATCCGAGTTGTAATGTTTGTGCTGATGGCTCCAAGTGCATTAGCTGGGATGGAGTTCATTACACAGAGGCTGCCAATGCTATAGTGGCGTCCAAAATACTTACTACTGAGTACTCAAAGCCCAAAGTCAAATTTGACTACTTCTGCACTGCCTGATCATCACAACCCACACTGTATTAGGTTTTCTTTATGAATTGCTTGGGAGCTAAAGATATTTGTTACTCTGCTAGAGCTTCAGTAGCCTAGTTGAGTGTGAAATTGCGGAAAATCTATTCAGAGGGTCATAACATGATCTTACAGGCATGAAGAAGTTGTCTGAATCGAAAGAGAAACATTAATTTATGCCATCTAGTTTCTTAGAGTGTTGTATTTTGaaatcattttctttcttttctcttttaagACTGGATTCAACTAATGTCTAACCTTCTTGGATTGTCACTTGCGTTTTGTGCTATTGGGATATATGATATGCATAGCAGAGAAGGAATAGCTCTGCCCCAGAGACGGTGCAACCAACACCAATTAAAgcctcatgaaaaaaaaaaaagaagaaaaaaaaaagagagagagagagaaaaaggatgaaTACTGCTTCATATAAATCCTCCCTTGCTTTAATAAAGGGCCCAAACTAGGGTTGCAGCTACGTTGAATTAGGTTGGATTCAAAGCGATCCCATAACCAACCTAATTACTCACTATAAAACCCTAATCCAACCTACCTAAGTGAGAACTTAATTGATCCTACAGACCCTTTTCAACTTTTCTGTTTCCAACCCAAATTTAAGTTTAATTTAGCTTAGGTGTTgactctatgattgattttgataattccaaaattttgaatgattatgatattaattatatatttgaaGGATAGATATAGGATTTTTTAGGTGCTTACAATGAGAAATCATCTATGGAAGAAATCTTCTGAAGATGCCAAGTCAAAGGACTTAAAAGAATAAGTTCTCACAAATTTGAATGGCTCATTATGAAGAAAATCAATTTAAAaggtaaaaatatgaaaagaataaaattgaaAAGTTTTAAGTCGACTCCGGAAGATTTTGAGTCGACTCCGACATGTTGGTATCAAGTGACACGGAGCTCGAATCGACTCGTGAATAGTAAGAGCCGATTCC
Above is a genomic segment from Elaeis guineensis isolate ETL-2024a chromosome 1, EG11, whole genome shotgun sequence containing:
- the LOC105040008 gene encoding GDSL esterase/lipase LIP-4 encodes the protein MGGNGGVRLVVMALLVVFLTASVESKCVSNPVLFNFGDSNSDTGGSAAGLGNVFPPDGRVFFHRPTGRLCDGRLIIDFLCESLRTSYLRPYLESLGSNFSNGADFAIAGAGTLPSSTNPFSLNTQVRQFLHFKSRSLELISQGFEGLINEEGFQKALYAIDIGQNDLTGAFVGNSAYDQVIAKIPIFISQIENAVKTLYANGAKNFWIHNTGPLGCLPEKLSPPRKDDSSLDPYGCLVPFNNASKEFNAQLSSICDKLSSELKDATIIYVDIFAIKYDIIANYTKYGFESPVIVCCGYGGPPYNFNPSIRCGNPSCNVCADGSKCISWDGVHYTEAANAIVASKILTTEYSKPKVKFDYFCTA